The DNA segment CCCTCCTCATGTGAGCCAGattcgttgtcgtcgtcgtcgtcgtcgacatCAGAATGTGAAATGTGGGTAGCAAACGGATTGCCCTCCTCCAGACTGTCCTCGGCTAGCTCCGACACATACAAGCCTGTGCCTccatcttcgtcgtcgtcctcgtctctGCGGGGCATCTTTTATTGGTTTAATCAGGCAAAGGCGAGCGAGTGGTGTTCAAGGGATGGACGACGCGATGAGTTGAAGTGTCGAGTCGCGTCTGGGGTCTTTGGTCTTGGGGTTCATTGAAGGTTGTGACGATGCCAAGCCGGCAGGCAGATTTTTAGCGTGTGCCCGCTGAAAGCACAGACCATATCTGCCGCTCCCCTACATGGTTGATGCTGACTCTCATCATTACTACTTATTtcatcatctcatcccaTTTCACTAATAGTAGTTAGTTATCTTCCGCATGAAATATGTACATGAAATCGGCCTGCTACTCCATATGTAATCTATCACAGTTCCGGACCCTCCCaattctccctcctcaaccttccaAACCAAGCCTGCTTGTGTGGAAAGGCAATCTCTTTCTCCTTGCTGAACCCTGCATATTGTAAATGTTGAATAAACCTGCAAAAGAAAGCCAGCCAGTTAGTTAGCCATTTAGGCAATCCTTCCATCAAGACGAGCATGTCATCATACCTCTCATTGTCCACCCTTGGCTCTAGGCACACGCTCTGGGTCCGATAATCAGCACAAAAGGCCCAGTGCACCAAGCTCGTCAGCCAGCTCTGCACTCTCCCCCGTGCCCACTCTTCTCCAATCAAGACATGGCAACCGCGATCATAGTCGTCAATAGAACCTCCGGCATATCTCCCCAGAATGTCTTCCTTGACCCAATAAAGCTCAAAATAGCCAAAGGGCACACCGTCCCACAGGCCAATAGCTGGGAAGCTATGCCTTGACTGCAATGCATTAGACAAAAATTTTGGCGAATACTCGCCCCAAAAGGCCGAAACACGAGGACTAGAGTGCCATTGTTGAACCAAGGCTGTATCGCTGAGTTGACAAAGGTGTGTATGTGTTGGAGACTTGGGACCTGTGGGTCCGAGGTACGGGACCGGATGAAGTGAGATGGAGGCGACCCTAAAGGACAGGTACTGGTTCACCGAGGGTATGAATCGGGTATAAAAGACTTCCCCCATGCGAGGAGGTTTCGGGCGGAGGGGATGCCGGGTGTGATTGGTTATGGTGTAAGGCAGTGATGCGGGAGGGTAGTATGTCGGTAGGTGGGATGCCGAGAAAAAGGGGCCGATCGGAAAAGAGGGTACACTGGCAAGGGTGGTAGGTGGTGGCGCACCGGGGAGATCCGAAATGTCGGCAATTTGTGAGATGGTACGCTCGCCCTGGGCTGGCGATCCAGGCCGGCTGGGAGTCGGCGACGCAGTACCGGATCGGGTGaacttggtggtgggctggagcGTGAAGAGGAACAACCGGCCGGGGGTCTGCCAAAACATCCTGCGCGAAACAAACATGTTGGCCCATTGGTCATCTGTCTCGTCCAGCGCGGTTCCCACGGCAGAATTGAAGCTTGCAATCAAGCCCATGCGCTCCAGTTTTGGTATCAGGTTTCTCCCCTTCAGCAGGCCGTCTCTCTTGATGCGCACTCGCCATTCGCCACGCGGCCTGCCAGCTGCAGGCGTCAACCGGGAGGCATCCGTCGTCAGGGCAGACGGGGGAGCCTTTTGGTGGAAGTACCAGCATAGCGTGACCCATAGCATCATGGCTACCTGCCGAGTAGGGCTCGCTGCTGGCTTGAAGTCATGGCTCGAGGGGCTCGATATGGACGAGATGAAGAGGCTGTCGTTTAGGAGGGTGGGGCTTGTAAAAGCGTGGATGTGAGACATCTTTTGGGGCGCGGGGCTGCCATCGACATCGGCTCGTATCGAGTCGTTATCGGGGGTGCTTCTGCTGCCAGAGCTGCCATCGTCCGGGTCAACAgtgtggatgacgatggtCCAGCCGGCTGGAAAGGCGTTGTGGTGTACAGAGAGGTCATTGGACTTGAAGAAGAGGCCGGCGAACACAGGTGTAACAGTATAGCTCTGCCCGTCGGGCAGGTAGATGACCTGTGACCCCATGGAGGGTTGTAGCACGGGTGCTGCTGTGAAGGTGGAAGCGTAGGGTAATGATGGAGGCGGGGCGTTTAGTGCACTGTGGGGT comes from the Podospora pseudocomata strain CBS 415.72m chromosome 5, whole genome shotgun sequence genome and includes:
- a CDS encoding hypothetical protein (EggNog:ENOG503NYDM; COG:J); amino-acid sequence: MGSQVIYLPDGQSYTVTPVFAGLFFKSNDLSVHHNAFPAGWTIVIHTVDPDDGSSGSRSTPDNDSIRADVDGSPAPQKMSHIHAFTSPTLLNDSLFISSISSPSSHDFKPAASPTRQVAMMLWVTLCWYFHQKAPPSALTTDASRLTPAAGRPRGEWRVRIKRDGLLKGRNLIPKLERMGLIASFNSAVGTALDETDDQWANMFVSRRMFWQTPGRLFLFTLQPTTKFTRSGTASPTPSRPGSPAQGERTISQIADISDLPGAPPPTTLASVPSFPIGPFFSASHLPTYYPPASLPYTITNHTRHPLRPKPPRMGEVFYTRFIPSVNQYLSFRVASISLHPVPYLGPTGPKSPTHTHLCQLSDTALVQQWHSSPRVSAFWGEYSPKFLSNALQSRHSFPAIGLWDGVPFGYFELYWVKEDILGRYAGGSIDDYDRGCHVLIGEEWARGRVQSWLTSLVHWAFCADYRTQSVCLEPRVDNERFIQHLQYAGFSKEKEIAFPHKQAWFGRLRRENWEGPEL